The following proteins come from a genomic window of Aquimarina sp. MAR_2010_214:
- a CDS encoding isoaspartyl peptidase/L-asparaginase family protein, whose amino-acid sequence MKRVIIFFSFILFLACKEQPKETVEKPIVETVKEDTKKPEDSFGIVIHGGAGTILKKNMTPEKEAAYKAKLEEAIKVGHTILKNGGTSLEAVEKTINVLENSPLFNAGKGAVFTSEGTNELDASIMDGSNLNAGAVAGVKTVKNPINLAKEVMLNSPHVLLSGSGAELFAKERSLEIVDPAYFFTEDRMKSLERVKEKLKNKEANKTTAFYDPFIKDAKFGTVGCAALDKNGNLAAGTSTGGMTNKKWNRIGDSPIIGAGTYANNATCAVSSTGWGEYFIRAMVAHDISALMEYKGLSLKEAAKEVIQKKLTDLGGTGGIVAIDNKGNVTMEFNTAGMYRATMNASGELTIGIYEK is encoded by the coding sequence ATGAAAAGAGTAATCATCTTTTTTAGTTTTATTTTGTTTTTGGCGTGTAAAGAACAGCCAAAAGAAACAGTAGAAAAACCAATTGTTGAAACTGTTAAGGAAGACACTAAAAAACCAGAAGATAGTTTTGGAATTGTAATTCATGGTGGAGCAGGAACTATCTTGAAAAAGAACATGACTCCAGAAAAAGAAGCAGCTTATAAAGCTAAACTTGAAGAAGCAATAAAAGTAGGACATACCATTCTTAAAAATGGAGGGACAAGCCTTGAGGCTGTTGAAAAAACAATAAATGTACTTGAAAATTCCCCGTTATTCAATGCCGGAAAAGGAGCTGTATTTACTAGTGAAGGTACAAATGAATTGGATGCCTCTATTATGGATGGAAGCAATCTGAATGCTGGAGCAGTAGCAGGAGTTAAAACGGTTAAAAACCCAATTAACCTGGCTAAAGAAGTAATGCTTAACTCTCCTCATGTACTATTATCAGGTAGTGGAGCCGAATTGTTTGCTAAAGAAAGAAGCCTTGAAATTGTTGACCCCGCATATTTTTTTACAGAAGACCGGATGAAATCACTGGAGAGAGTAAAAGAAAAATTGAAAAACAAAGAAGCAAATAAAACAACCGCTTTTTATGATCCGTTTATAAAAGATGCTAAGTTCGGAACGGTGGGCTGTGCAGCATTAGATAAAAATGGAAATTTGGCAGCAGGAACTTCTACAGGTGGAATGACCAATAAAAAATGGAATCGTATAGGAGATTCACCCATTATTGGAGCTGGGACATATGCTAATAATGCAACTTGCGCAGTATCAAGTACAGGATGGGGAGAATATTTTATACGAGCGATGGTAGCGCATGATATTTCAGCATTAATGGAATATAAGGGACTTTCTCTTAAAGAAGCTGCCAAAGAGGTGATACAGAAAAAACTGACCGATCTTGGAGGTACAGGAGGAATTGTAGCGATCGATAATAAAGGCAATGTAACCATGGAATTTAATACCGCAGGAATGTATCGTGCAACAATGAATGCTAGCGGAGAACTTACTATAGGAATATATGAAAAATAA
- a CDS encoding alpha-2-macroglobulin has product MKLSRIFYLLFFVTLVFSCKKKDDQSIAEANASELNKYQEYISDVSSGVISVLDNVYVVLQTPVEGWSDNQELPKDILTVSPKVKGKIIAVNNRTISFRPEEGFDEDTAYTFTLDLEELVKDFKDDLDEEFVFTVKTLKQQFSVITDNLQSYSKDWQYIDGTITSSDQMKFDVAKQLISATQKGKKVTVKFSESIDKSRQFSFRIDSIQRFEEDSEVEVKWSGKSFNIDTEGEDILSIPGKNNFSVISVSVANVDSQYVEINFSDPLKKNQNFNGLVTISGAKKLKYTVNGNVLKVYPKQELKGTLGVTVFEGIKSTDNYKLKNTYTENVSFQQPNPEIRLLQSGVILPTSDNLKFNFEAINLRAVEVQVVKVFENNVLQFLQNNNLDGSNNLRSVARPIAKKLINLQENPSLNLSKWNAFAIDLKKLITPEPGAIYRVELNYRKTYSLYKCDGAAANDTPITELTDNYDEEEESSFWDSSQYYYDEYYDYNWQERENPCSTSYFRDKKISANVLASNLGVVVKKGLNNAYMVTVNDIITTSPVANAKITFYNYQQQEMGEGTTDAEGITGFDADRPAYFAIAQSGKQQTYVKLNDGNALSVSKFDVSGVRLQKGIKGYIYGERGVWRPGDTLFLSFMLNDNANKLPKGHPVKFELRDPYGKVTYQETKTNSTNNFYKFVVNTSDEAPTGNWQAKVNVGGASFSKTLKIETIKPNRLKIKTTFDDEVLGANKNIQGNLEVLWLHGAIAKNLKADINVRFNPGKTSFKTFPGYVFDDPTRRFGTEEQEVFQGRISGEGKASFNLKPKLENKAAGMLKASFITKVYENGGDFSTDVISKNYSPYSTYVGVNVPKGDKARGMLLTDTKHNFEVVSVDDKGNPKSVKNLEVFIYKVDWRWWWDTSEDNLSSYNRGSYNNEVFKTKVTTKSNGKANFNFELKYPEWGRYLVRVVDPNGGHATGKIMYIDWPGWAGKSRKNDPSAATMLLFSTDKNTYNVGEKAIVTFPSSEGGRALVTVENGTEVLSSQWITPQKGETKFELPIEELYTPNVYINITLLQPHADTANDLPIRLYGIVPISVEDPNTKVQPKLTMPDVLRPEETITLKVGENNGKPMTYSIAIVDEGLLDLTRFKTPNPWNSFYAREALGVKTWDVYDDVIGAYGGSINQVFSIGGDAEAGGSKSKKANRFKPMVVFKGPFELKKGETRAHKIKIPKYVGSVRTMIVASDAEKAAYGSADKTTPVRKPLMVLTSIPRKITPGEKVTIPVTVFAMENKVKNVTVTLKPNKGFTVIGEAQKKLSFPQPDEKMAYFDIEVLEGASITDIEVVASGGGEKASYKVPINIVNPNPMTTEVTSIVLEPNSEQEIDFAAFGIDGSNSAAIEFSSLPPMNFESRLSYLIRYPHGCVEQTTSAAFPQLYLGDVFNLSSDKKQKIQKNIEAAIYRLKRFIQPNGGMSYWPGYSNPNDWGTTYAGHFLLEANKQGYVLPIGFKSNWINYQQQQAKRWRSGNNDLAQAYRLYTLALAGSPDLSSMNRLRETSRLSNDAKLRLAAAYGLITQTKAANQLLNSANIDFQPRNNNHYTYGSSNRNRAMALETLVALDQKMNAQKVAVDLAKELSSKNWMSTQTTSYALMAMAKYATYVGGKGVNVNYILNGKSTNANTDKTLATSGDRSILKDNKLVLKNNKDNTIFVQIATSGILPVGKEKVIQSKFKAIIDYKTKDGNIINPALLTQGTDFVAEVTITNATGSKVKDVALTEIFPSGWEVVNTRFTDFGSFKANAVTHTDIRDDRVNFYFDLKPNESKTMTILLNASYLGKYYLPGIQCEAMYDHDYLVRSKGKWVEVVK; this is encoded by the coding sequence ATGAAATTATCACGAATCTTCTATTTGTTATTTTTTGTAACACTAGTATTTTCTTGTAAGAAAAAGGATGACCAATCTATAGCTGAGGCTAATGCTTCAGAATTAAACAAATATCAGGAATATATCTCAGATGTATCTTCAGGAGTTATTTCGGTATTAGATAATGTATATGTGGTTTTACAAACACCAGTAGAAGGTTGGAGTGATAATCAAGAGCTGCCAAAAGATATACTTACTGTTTCACCAAAAGTGAAAGGTAAAATAATTGCCGTAAACAACCGAACTATTTCTTTTCGTCCAGAAGAAGGGTTTGACGAAGATACTGCATATACTTTTACATTGGACTTAGAGGAACTGGTTAAAGATTTTAAAGATGATCTTGATGAAGAATTTGTCTTTACAGTAAAAACATTAAAACAACAATTTTCTGTTATTACAGATAACCTTCAGTCGTATAGTAAAGATTGGCAATATATAGATGGAACAATAACATCAAGTGATCAGATGAAATTTGATGTTGCTAAACAACTTATTTCTGCAACACAGAAAGGGAAAAAAGTCACTGTAAAATTTAGCGAATCAATTGATAAAAGCCGTCAATTTAGTTTTAGAATAGATAGTATTCAGCGTTTTGAAGAGGATTCTGAAGTTGAAGTTAAATGGTCTGGTAAGTCTTTTAATATTGATACCGAAGGCGAAGATATATTGTCTATACCCGGAAAGAATAATTTCTCGGTAATCAGTGTTTCAGTAGCTAATGTAGATAGTCAATATGTTGAAATTAATTTTTCTGACCCACTTAAGAAAAATCAAAATTTTAATGGCCTGGTCACTATTTCTGGAGCCAAAAAATTAAAATACACAGTAAACGGTAATGTACTTAAAGTATATCCAAAACAAGAACTTAAAGGAACCTTAGGAGTTACCGTATTTGAAGGAATAAAAAGCACTGATAACTATAAATTAAAGAACACGTATACAGAGAATGTGTCTTTTCAACAACCAAATCCAGAGATTCGTCTGTTGCAAAGCGGAGTGATTTTACCAACCTCGGATAATCTGAAATTTAATTTTGAAGCTATCAACCTTCGCGCTGTCGAGGTACAGGTAGTTAAGGTGTTTGAAAATAATGTACTTCAATTTTTGCAAAACAATAACCTAGATGGCTCTAATAATTTAAGAAGTGTAGCAAGACCAATTGCTAAAAAGCTTATTAATCTACAAGAAAACCCATCTTTAAACCTTAGTAAATGGAATGCTTTTGCAATTGATTTAAAAAAGCTAATTACACCAGAACCTGGGGCAATCTATAGAGTAGAATTAAATTATCGAAAAACCTATTCACTGTATAAATGTGATGGAGCAGCAGCCAATGATACTCCAATCACAGAATTGACAGATAATTATGACGAAGAAGAGGAATCGAGTTTTTGGGATAGCTCTCAATACTATTATGATGAGTACTACGACTACAATTGGCAAGAAAGAGAAAACCCATGTAGCACTTCTTACTTTAGAGATAAAAAAATCAGTGCAAATGTATTAGCCTCTAATCTGGGAGTAGTAGTTAAAAAAGGACTTAATAATGCATACATGGTTACGGTTAATGATATCATTACAACTAGTCCTGTTGCAAATGCGAAAATAACTTTTTATAACTACCAGCAACAAGAAATGGGTGAGGGGACTACAGATGCAGAAGGAATAACTGGTTTTGATGCAGATCGTCCGGCATATTTTGCCATTGCCCAATCCGGAAAACAGCAAACTTACGTGAAATTGAATGATGGAAACGCATTATCAGTAAGCAAATTTGATGTTTCTGGAGTGAGATTGCAAAAAGGAATCAAAGGATATATTTATGGAGAACGTGGTGTTTGGCGCCCTGGAGACACCCTGTTTTTATCTTTTATGCTTAATGATAATGCAAATAAATTACCAAAAGGACACCCGGTAAAGTTCGAACTACGTGATCCATACGGTAAAGTGACCTATCAGGAAACAAAGACCAATAGCACTAACAATTTCTACAAATTTGTTGTGAATACTTCTGATGAAGCACCTACTGGTAACTGGCAAGCCAAAGTTAATGTTGGAGGAGCTAGTTTTAGTAAAACACTTAAAATAGAAACCATAAAACCCAACCGTCTTAAAATCAAAACAACCTTTGATGATGAAGTTCTGGGGGCTAATAAGAATATACAAGGTAATCTCGAAGTGTTATGGTTACACGGAGCGATAGCTAAAAACCTGAAAGCAGATATCAATGTTCGATTCAACCCAGGTAAAACCAGTTTTAAAACCTTTCCGGGGTATGTTTTTGATGACCCAACACGTAGGTTCGGAACCGAAGAACAAGAAGTATTTCAAGGGCGAATTTCTGGTGAAGGAAAAGCAAGTTTTAACCTTAAACCAAAACTTGAGAACAAGGCTGCAGGAATGCTAAAAGCTTCTTTTATTACCAAAGTATATGAAAATGGAGGAGATTTTAGTACCGATGTCATTAGTAAAAACTATTCACCATATAGTACGTACGTTGGAGTAAATGTTCCTAAAGGAGACAAAGCACGAGGGATGCTGTTAACAGACACAAAACATAATTTTGAAGTTGTTTCTGTAGATGATAAAGGAAATCCTAAATCAGTTAAAAATCTTGAAGTTTTTATCTATAAAGTCGATTGGAGATGGTGGTGGGATACATCTGAAGATAACTTGTCTTCTTATAATAGAGGATCATATAATAATGAAGTATTTAAGACCAAAGTAACGACTAAGAGTAATGGTAAAGCAAATTTCAATTTTGAATTAAAATACCCCGAATGGGGAAGATATCTGGTAAGAGTAGTAGATCCAAATGGAGGGCATGCTACCGGAAAAATAATGTATATCGATTGGCCGGGTTGGGCAGGGAAATCAAGAAAAAATGACCCCTCGGCAGCAACCATGTTATTGTTTTCAACAGATAAAAACACCTATAATGTTGGAGAGAAAGCTATTGTAACCTTTCCATCAAGTGAAGGAGGAAGAGCATTAGTAACTGTAGAAAATGGTACCGAGGTGTTATCTTCACAATGGATAACTCCACAAAAAGGAGAAACGAAATTCGAATTGCCAATCGAAGAGTTATACACCCCCAATGTATATATCAATATCACATTATTACAACCGCATGCGGATACCGCAAATGATTTACCGATACGTTTGTATGGTATCGTTCCAATTTCTGTCGAAGACCCTAACACCAAGGTTCAGCCTAAGTTAACCATGCCAGATGTATTGAGACCAGAAGAAACGATTACACTGAAAGTTGGAGAAAATAATGGTAAACCCATGACATATTCTATTGCTATAGTAGATGAAGGTTTGTTGGATCTAACACGATTTAAAACCCCAAATCCCTGGAATAGCTTCTATGCTCGTGAGGCACTTGGAGTAAAAACATGGGATGTGTATGATGATGTAATTGGAGCTTATGGTGGAAGTATCAATCAGGTATTTAGTATTGGAGGTGATGCTGAAGCAGGTGGTAGCAAATCCAAAAAAGCGAACCGATTTAAACCTATGGTCGTCTTTAAAGGACCATTCGAACTTAAAAAAGGAGAAACTCGTGCGCACAAAATTAAGATTCCAAAATATGTTGGATCTGTACGTACCATGATAGTGGCTTCAGATGCAGAAAAGGCAGCTTATGGTAGCGCAGATAAGACAACACCAGTGCGTAAACCCTTAATGGTACTGACTTCAATTCCTCGTAAAATTACTCCTGGAGAAAAAGTAACTATACCGGTTACCGTTTTTGCGATGGAAAATAAAGTGAAAAATGTAACGGTTACTTTAAAGCCTAATAAAGGATTTACAGTCATTGGTGAGGCCCAGAAAAAACTATCGTTTCCTCAACCTGATGAGAAAATGGCCTATTTTGATATTGAAGTATTAGAAGGAGCTTCTATTACAGATATTGAAGTAGTGGCTAGTGGTGGTGGAGAAAAAGCATCATACAAAGTTCCAATTAATATAGTGAACCCAAATCCAATGACAACAGAAGTTACTTCGATTGTTCTGGAACCCAATAGTGAGCAAGAAATAGACTTTGCAGCATTTGGAATTGATGGAAGTAATAGTGCAGCGATTGAGTTTTCATCATTACCGCCAATGAATTTTGAAAGTAGATTGAGCTACCTGATTCGCTATCCACACGGTTGTGTTGAACAAACGACTTCGGCAGCATTCCCACAATTATATCTTGGTGATGTTTTCAATTTATCATCTGATAAAAAGCAAAAAATACAGAAAAACATAGAAGCTGCAATATATAGATTAAAACGTTTTATACAACCTAATGGAGGGATGTCATATTGGCCTGGATACAGTAATCCAAATGATTGGGGAACTACCTATGCTGGTCATTTCTTGCTCGAAGCAAACAAACAAGGATATGTATTACCCATAGGTTTTAAAAGTAACTGGATTAATTATCAGCAACAGCAGGCTAAACGATGGAGAAGTGGTAATAATGATCTGGCACAAGCCTATCGATTATATACGCTAGCACTTGCTGGTAGCCCTGATTTGTCATCAATGAACAGGCTAAGAGAAACATCAAGACTATCTAATGATGCTAAATTGAGATTAGCCGCAGCTTATGGGTTAATTACTCAAACCAAAGCAGCAAACCAATTACTTAATTCGGCAAATATTGATTTTCAGCCCAGAAATAATAATCATTACACCTATGGATCTAGTAATCGTAATCGGGCAATGGCACTAGAAACTCTTGTAGCTCTAGATCAAAAAATGAATGCACAGAAAGTGGCGGTAGATCTAGCTAAAGAATTATCTTCCAAAAACTGGATGAGTACCCAAACTACATCCTATGCACTAATGGCAATGGCAAAATATGCAACTTATGTAGGAGGGAAAGGTGTAAATGTAAACTATATTCTTAACGGAAAATCAACAAATGCTAATACAGATAAAACATTGGCAACTTCTGGTGATAGATCTATTCTAAAAGATAATAAACTGGTTCTTAAAAACAATAAGGATAACACCATTTTTGTACAAATTGCAACAAGCGGAATTCTACCTGTTGGCAAAGAAAAAGTAATTCAAAGCAAGTTTAAGGCAATTATTGATTATAAGACTAAGGATGGTAATATAATTAATCCAGCTCTATTAACTCAGGGAACAGATTTTGTAGCAGAAGTAACCATTACTAATGCTACAGGTTCTAAAGTAAAAGATGTTGCATTGACTGAAATTTTCCCATCAGGGTGGGAAGTGGTCAATACTCGATTTACAGATTTTGGATCGTTTAAAGCCAATGCTGTGACACATACTGATATCCGTGATGATAGAGTGAATTTCTATTTTGACCTAAAACCAAATGAAAGTAAAACAATGACTATTTTATTAAATGCATCCTATTTAGGTAAATACTATCTGCCAGGTATTCAATGTGAAGCCATGTATGATCATGATTATTTAGTGAGGAGTAAAGGAAAATGGGTGGAGGTAGTAAAGTAG
- a CDS encoding 5'-nucleotidase C-terminal domain-containing protein, which translates to MNTRFYNLLLGLFCLISICSCRQQSVSVNKISAVQQKIDSTIVTDKAIDSFIAPFRDHLNKTLDATLCIAAVDFTKDDGKLESKLGNLTADISLQQVEPIFKKRYNKEIDFVLLNHGGMRAPILKGPVTARTAFEVMPFENELVVAELSYEKVQELASYLAEKQRAHPVSNLRLSIVKQSKEVQELIVNDKPLREDKSYFVLTTDYLQQGGDRMNFFKDPIRLYKTDYKLRNALIDYFKSIDTLKVQLDKRMRYAE; encoded by the coding sequence ATGAATACTAGGTTTTATAATCTCTTACTGGGTCTTTTTTGCTTGATAAGCATTTGTTCCTGCAGGCAACAATCGGTTTCTGTAAATAAGATTTCGGCAGTTCAACAAAAAATTGATTCTACAATAGTTACAGATAAAGCTATAGATTCATTTATTGCACCTTTCCGAGATCATTTAAATAAAACTTTGGATGCTACCTTATGTATTGCAGCAGTAGATTTTACTAAAGATGATGGCAAATTAGAAAGCAAGTTAGGTAACCTTACGGCAGATATTTCCTTACAACAGGTAGAACCTATTTTTAAAAAGAGGTATAATAAAGAAATTGATTTTGTATTATTAAATCATGGAGGTATGCGGGCACCAATACTAAAAGGGCCGGTAACTGCAAGAACAGCCTTTGAAGTGATGCCTTTTGAAAATGAATTGGTAGTGGCAGAATTATCTTATGAAAAAGTACAAGAATTAGCTTCTTATTTGGCCGAAAAACAACGAGCACACCCCGTTTCTAATTTACGACTTAGTATTGTAAAACAATCAAAAGAAGTACAAGAATTAATTGTTAATGATAAGCCATTGCGAGAAGATAAAAGCTATTTTGTACTCACTACAGATTATTTACAACAAGGAGGAGACAGGATGAATTTCTTTAAAGACCCTATACGGCTATATAAAACAGATTATAAACTCAGAAATGCACTAATCGATTATTTTAAATCGATAGATACATTAAAAGTGCAACTGGATAAAAGAATGAGATATGCAGAATAG
- a CDS encoding bifunctional UDP-sugar hydrolase/5'-nucleotidase: protein MQNRRRFIQQIVSATALTSLGGVSLVSCVKPVSKKVTVLHTNDVHSQIDPLPDNHYKYPGLGGFARRASIIEKVRKENPNTILLDAGDIFQGTPYFNYYGGEIEFKLMSKLNYDLATIGNHDFDNGIDGLLSQLPNATFDFVSANYGFKNTVLDGLVKPYKILIREGIKIGIFGLGVELEGLVNKSLYKETQYLDPIEVTQDITRILKEEQQCDLVICLSHIGYDYKNDKVSDLHLAKNTKDIDLIIGGHTHTLLPKPVIVDNLVGEKVLINQCGKSGVYMGQIDFYFDSNGSKTAGGRSIKV from the coding sequence ATGCAGAATAGGAGAAGGTTTATACAGCAAATAGTATCGGCAACAGCTTTAACTAGTTTAGGAGGAGTAAGTTTAGTATCCTGTGTTAAGCCGGTATCAAAAAAGGTAACAGTGCTACATACCAATGATGTACATAGTCAGATTGACCCCCTACCTGACAATCATTACAAATACCCGGGATTAGGAGGATTTGCCAGAAGGGCATCGATTATAGAAAAAGTACGAAAAGAAAATCCAAATACTATTTTATTAGACGCAGGGGATATCTTTCAGGGTACTCCATATTTTAATTATTATGGTGGTGAAATTGAATTTAAACTGATGTCGAAACTAAACTATGATCTTGCTACCATTGGAAATCATGATTTTGATAATGGAATAGATGGATTATTAAGTCAATTGCCTAATGCAACTTTTGATTTTGTATCAGCTAATTATGGTTTTAAAAATACGGTGCTTGATGGTTTAGTAAAACCGTATAAAATACTAATTAGAGAAGGGATTAAAATCGGAATCTTTGGATTAGGGGTTGAACTTGAAGGTTTAGTGAATAAAAGTTTATATAAAGAAACCCAATATCTCGACCCTATTGAAGTTACTCAAGATATCACCAGAATATTAAAAGAAGAGCAACAATGCGATCTTGTTATTTGTCTTTCTCATATTGGGTATGATTATAAAAATGATAAAGTTTCTGATCTTCACCTAGCTAAAAATACAAAAGATATCGACCTGATTATAGGTGGTCATACACATACATTATTACCGAAACCAGTAATTGTAGATAATTTAGTGGGAGAGAAAGTGCTCATCAACCAATGTGGTAAAAGCGGAGTGTATATGGGGCAAATTGATTTTTATTTTGATTCCAACGGGAGTAAAACAGCAGGAGGAAGATCAATAAAGGTTTAA
- the pbpC gene encoding penicillin-binding protein 1C, with translation MFKNIKNYIKTRPKRFIILGVVLIVYYFLLPRPLFNDPTATVIETRGGELLGAKIATDGQWRFPETDSVPEKFERCIIAFEDQQFYRHLGFNPVAMGEAISENIKAGKVVRGGSTITQQVIRLARKGKKRTYFEKLKELVLATRLEFGSSKERILKLYASHAPFGGNVVGLDMASWRYFGLPAHQLSWAETATLAVLPNAPSLIYPGKNQTRLLKKRNRLLHILLEEQTIDSLTYELSISEGLPQKPYFLPQIAPHLLERLAKEHDGKRVQITIDPILQKQVNQVVRKHYEVLKQNEVHNMAVLVLDVDTREVLSYVGNSPTDRAHQKDVDIIQAGRSTGSTLKPLLYAAMMDKGELLPEQLVSDIPTVISGYNPKNFDEGYSGAAPANRALARSLNIPAVRLLQQYGLQRFRDEMNAFQIKDLKYGADHYGLSLIVGGAEGNLWDLSKTYAGFASTLNHYQSTSSEYFYREFTEPIILADREVDFGKRTQQKPVYGAGSIWLTFEAMKKVNRPAGDEAWEFYDSSREIAWKTGTSYGNRDAWAIGASQKYVVGIWIGNADGEGRPELTGLNSAAPVLFDVFNLLPKSKWFPPPYDDLAAVQVCTKSGFLASSNCPTKQMYVPASGTRTKPCSYHQLVHLDTTRRYRVNSSCEPVANIIHESWFVLPPLQEYFFKTNNADYRSLPPYRPDCVKESQDQMDFIFPKPNSSVYLPKGFDGKTNEVILKIAHTSPETQVFWYIDHQFVGTTKQFHEMAVAPKPGIHIITVLDEKGNELKRKIEIKE, from the coding sequence TTGTTTAAAAACATAAAAAACTACATAAAAACTCGTCCAAAACGCTTCATAATTCTTGGAGTAGTATTGATTGTATATTATTTTTTATTACCAAGACCATTATTTAATGATCCAACCGCTACAGTAATTGAGACCAGAGGCGGAGAATTATTAGGCGCTAAAATAGCAACCGATGGGCAATGGCGTTTTCCTGAGACTGATAGCGTACCTGAAAAATTTGAACGGTGTATCATCGCATTTGAAGATCAGCAATTTTATAGACATTTAGGATTCAATCCCGTGGCAATGGGCGAGGCAATAAGTGAAAACATTAAGGCAGGTAAAGTGGTTAGAGGAGGAAGTACAATTACTCAGCAGGTTATTCGCTTGGCACGAAAGGGTAAAAAGCGTACCTATTTTGAAAAACTAAAAGAATTGGTACTGGCCACACGATTGGAGTTTGGGTCTTCTAAAGAAAGGATTTTGAAACTATACGCCTCTCATGCTCCTTTTGGGGGTAACGTAGTAGGGCTCGATATGGCGTCCTGGCGTTATTTTGGGTTACCAGCACATCAATTATCCTGGGCAGAGACTGCAACACTTGCAGTATTACCTAATGCCCCTTCCTTAATCTACCCAGGAAAAAACCAAACTCGATTATTAAAAAAAAGAAATCGATTACTTCATATACTTTTAGAAGAACAGACAATTGATTCATTGACCTATGAACTATCAATAAGCGAAGGACTACCTCAAAAGCCTTACTTTTTGCCACAAATAGCTCCGCATTTGTTAGAAAGGTTAGCAAAAGAACATGATGGCAAAAGAGTACAAATTACCATTGATCCGATACTACAAAAACAGGTTAATCAAGTAGTTAGAAAGCATTATGAAGTACTAAAACAAAATGAAGTACATAATATGGCAGTTTTGGTTTTAGATGTTGATACCAGAGAAGTGCTAAGCTATGTAGGAAATTCTCCAACCGATAGAGCACATCAAAAAGATGTAGATATTATCCAGGCCGGGCGTAGTACAGGAAGCACATTAAAACCACTATTGTATGCAGCCATGATGGATAAAGGCGAATTGCTACCAGAACAATTGGTTTCTGATATTCCTACGGTAATATCAGGATATAATCCAAAGAATTTTGACGAAGGTTATAGTGGAGCAGCACCGGCTAATAGAGCATTGGCACGTTCCTTAAATATACCTGCTGTTCGATTATTACAGCAATATGGATTGCAGCGATTTCGGGATGAAATGAATGCATTTCAAATTAAAGATTTGAAATACGGAGCCGATCATTATGGGTTATCTCTAATTGTTGGCGGTGCAGAAGGTAATCTCTGGGATCTTAGTAAAACATATGCTGGCTTTGCAAGCACATTAAACCACTATCAAAGTACATCTAGTGAATATTTTTATCGAGAATTTACAGAACCGATTATTTTGGCCGATAGAGAAGTAGATTTTGGTAAAAGAACACAGCAAAAACCAGTGTATGGTGCTGGAAGCATTTGGTTAACTTTTGAAGCAATGAAAAAAGTTAATCGGCCAGCAGGTGATGAAGCTTGGGAATTTTATGATTCTTCTAGAGAGATCGCCTGGAAAACTGGTACTAGTTATGGTAACAGAGATGCTTGGGCAATCGGTGCCAGCCAAAAGTATGTGGTAGGAATATGGATTGGTAATGCCGATGGAGAAGGGCGACCAGAGCTTACGGGATTAAACTCAGCAGCTCCTGTTTTGTTTGATGTATTTAATCTATTGCCAAAATCTAAATGGTTTCCTCCTCCGTATGATGATTTGGCTGCTGTACAGGTTTGTACTAAGAGTGGTTTTCTGGCAAGCAGCAATTGCCCTACAAAACAAATGTATGTCCCTGCCTCAGGAACCAGGACCAAACCTTGTTCGTATCATCAACTAGTGCACTTGGATACTACAAGACGATACAGAGTAAACTCTTCTTGTGAACCGGTTGCTAATATCATTCATGAATCTTGGTTTGTATTACCTCCATTACAAGAATATTTTTTTAAGACCAATAATGCAGACTACCGTTCTTTACCACCCTACCGACCAGATTGTGTAAAAGAATCTCAGGACCAAATGGATTTTATTTTCCCAAAACCCAATAGCAGTGTGTACTTACCAAAAGGATTTGATGGTAAAACCAATGAAGTAATTCTTAAGATAGCACATACAAGTCCTGAAACTCAAGTGTTTTGGTATATAGACCATCAATTTGTTGGAACAACAAAGCAGTTTCATGAAATGGCAGTGGCTCCAAAACCAGGAATACATATTATTACTGTTTTAGACGAAAAAGGAAATGAATTAAAGCGGAAAATCGAAATCAAAGAATGA